tgctggacaCACGCGTCTACGTGTGGAACATCCCTGCCGGTAGCACGACGCTGACAGATCGGAACCTGCGCGTAGGTCGCTCGACGACGCGCTCCATCGAGTCCACCTGCAGCTACCTCGATAATGCGGAGACGAATCGCTACATTGTCTTCAACTTCTCGCCGCTCATGATGGAGCTGGTGGAGGGGTGCCGTTGCGGGCAGGTGCTGGACTTCTCGAAGCAGTCCGTGGAAAACTACGGCCTGCTCATGGAGGTGTGCTTCACAATTCGCAAGTGGGTGTACGCTGGCGACACAGGCGGCAGGTCACCCGTggcgccgtccgcgccgtcgccgatcGGTGGTGCAGTGTCGTCGagccggcacacgcacacgcactgtGCTGTCCTGGCCTTCCTCGAGGAGTCGCCAGCAGTGGCACATCCGAATTACGCGGCGATGATCGGGTCGTGCTACCTCATCTTCTCCGGCTTCCCCACGTACACAGGTAGCGGCACGCTCGACTTTGTGGAGAGAGAGCTCGGCATCCCCCGCAGCGTCTACCATGCGCCGTCACAGGAGAGCTACATCAACTACTTCCAGCTGCTCTTCGAGATCCCGGTGCTGCCCAACCCGAAGCGGCTCACTCTGACACGCGTCTCGTTGCACAACTTGAGCTCGCTATCGAAGAGCAAGCTTGGCCTGCAGCTGGACAGCGCAGACGGCAAGGCACCGCGGCTCTTCAGCGACCCGAAAGCCTGGCGTCGTGGCGACCCCTCCACGCTAGAGGTGTACCTGGACCTGAACGAGAGCGTGCTCGGTGACTTTGTTCTCAACGTGTTCCTGTACGATGTACAGCCAATtcacagcgacagcggcggcgtgatGGCGGGGTCTTCCCCCTCCGTAGGTAGCAGCGGCCTCGTCGGTGGCGTCCTGCCGTCGTCAATGGACGGCTTTCAGGCTCTGTCAGCGGCGTCACACGAGAAGGCCCTTGTTGGCCTAGGAGGtgccgcatcgctgccgaCAACACGGTTTATCACGGGTACCTCGAAGGAGAAGAAGCTCGTGCAGAaggggcggctgctgcgcctcgcctTCAGCACCATCTTCATCCACCAGGCGACGCATCGCGTGCGCGTACGGGACATGGACTACGCGGCTGCGAACGCATTGCCAGACGACTTCTATGCACAGCTGCACTTCAGCGAGTGCGCTCCAGCCGACGCGGACGAGGACTACGTGAGGCAGATTACCCAACGCGTAGAgcagtcgccgcagcgccagatCATGCTCTCCCGGCCCGACCCCCGCGACCTCCTCGCATccgctggcgccggtggcggctaCCGATCCTCTAGCCGGTACGCCGCTGTTGAGGAGTGCCGAGGAGGCGTGTACTACCGCAGTGACGGGACCaggtgtggcggcggtgcgagcATGGACCCGCGCGTCCGCCAAGAgcggtcgctgccgctgaccgGAGCCACCATGCTGtacctccccacccccttgcACATGGAGAGCGAAGATGAGCGGCTCTTTGACAATGAGGACGACGTCGCGGAGTCTGAGCCGACGCTGGTCCGGGTGGAGCCGCGGCAAGGCACCGCCGCTCGGCCTCGCCAGCCCACACCAGAGCGCATGTACGGCGGTGGGTACCCGGTTACATCTACCCCGGCTGCGGACATGCAGGAAGCATCGCCGGCACCTTCCTCAtatgcggcagcgccaccaccacacccgccgccgtcgcttccgcccccaccgccaccaccggcgaaAGGCATTCCGTTGACGCATCTGGACCCCTCCATGATCACCGCAGGAAactcgccaccaccgcgcgcgccaccgccgccggggGGGTTGCCCCCACCGACGCCACCCTCCAAACTCCCCCCtccgaggccgccgccggcgccccCCGCTGGTCTCCCCCCCACCGCGCCCTCGGCTGGggtgccgccaccaccgccaccgccaggaCCACTGAACAGCAatgcaccgccacccccgcctccgccgcccggCCTCCCGggcagtgcagcggctgctgcgaagcCGAAGCCACAGTACACCGGGCCGCGACTCAAGACGTTCTTCTGGAAGAAGATTTCCAAGCCGAGCGGCATCTGGGCTGCGTCGGACACCGACGACGTGCACCGCGCTGTGATCGACGATTCCTTCATGCTCGAACTCTTCAAGGTGAAGGCCGTCGCGCAGCCGAGCGcggccgaggcagcggcgaagaagtcggagcaggagcggcgcagccggTTGTGCAGCAACGTGTTCACGGGCCAACGGTTGCAGAACATGGGCATCGCCCTCAAGCGCGTACAGGTGCCGGTAGAAGTCCTGTGTAAAGCCCTCATCAcgtgcgacagcgccgtTCTGCCGCCAGAGCGGCGGGagacgctgacggcggcgctgcccaccaccGAGGACGTGACGGCGCTCACGGCTGAGAAGCAGGCGGGACGGGCGGTTTGGACGGACGTGGAGACGTACCTCTACACAGCCGCGACGACTGTGAAGGATGTGCgagagcggctgcagctctggACGGCTGCCGAGGAGCTCGAGGACACCGTCCAGTCCATCTCGAGCCTGCTAAGCTCCGTCGACGCGGCCGTGTGCGCCATCACGCGTCGCAACGGCCGCTTTGCCCGCATGATGCGCATAATCCTGGCGTTTGGAAACTACCTGAACCGTGGCACCCcacacgccgacgccgaAGGGTTCCGCCTGGAGAGCCTCAGCCAGCTCAACTTCGTGAAGAGCTCAGACGGGAAGACGACAGTGCTGATGGCGCTTGTCGTGTCCCTCATGGACAGCGGCCGGGGTAGGAGcgagcgacgaggaggaggaggaggcgccacGGGCGCACCCGGCGCCGACAGTGATGCTGATGACGTTCGCGACGTTCTGCGCTTTGTGGAGGATGTCAGCTGTGTTCGCGCCGTGGCGAGCAGCCCGCTGCAGGACATGGGGCAACAGGTGTCGCAGCTGAACttcacgctgcagcgcatgcggcgtgtcgtggaggaggccaagGACACGAAAGCCTGGTATGAAAAGCGACTCCCATCCGTGAAGGCAGAGGAGTTGCTGGATGCCTTGCCGGGGCTGCTCACAGAAGCCGTGGACCGCTACTTGGCCACGGTGGGGCAGATCGCCTTGCGAtaccagcagctgcgcgatgaCGTGTCGGCCATGATGGCCACCTACGGCGAGGACCCCAACGCAGACGAGACCGTCATTTGGGGCTACGTGCTACAGTTCAGCAAGGACGTGCAGCGGTGTGTAGACACGGTGACAGCAGCCCACCTGACGAAGCGACGACTCATGGGTATGCCGGAAGCGACGGAGCAGACGCAGAGCGGGGTCAAAGCAGACGCCGCTGTGCCACCATCCCCCAGCGGCGGCGTACCGTCGCCAGAGCCGCAAGGCGGGGTGCGGCAAACGCGGCTGCCGAAGCTcgtcgatgacgacgacagcgatgacTAGGGCGGCCGGCTTGCGTGAGAGGTGGCgagtgcacacacgcacgcccacagagagagaggatcGAACAACTTGAATGCGCAGCAATGCGGCCCAACGCATGAGGAAGCGAGGAAAACGACCAAAGAAGAAGCGGAAAGGCGCGTAGTTGAGTGCGACCCATCAacaggcacacatacacacacacacacacacacacacgcatgcacgcacagccacgcCACATGGCACAAGCGAACCCTTTCCTCTCTACATGGTGTGCGGCACTGCTCGTCctcacctctctccttcccttccttcccctctccgtctccgtcaCTTGAGGGTTCTTCGTGGAATCTATTGTTCCTGGTTTTTTCCCGTGTACGCCTTGCACTCGGACTGTTGCACGCCGCGGGTGCGCTCATCTGTGAGCAGCCTCGACTTGCGGCCCTGCACACCGTCTCAGGTGGaacacacgcgtgcatgcatgctcacgtgcgtgtgcgcaggaCTACTCTGCTCTCTGTACTCTCCATTTCTTCATGCATCATGCCACCTCGTGCGGCGCGTAGCTCGAATACAAACTCGGTGAGTGTGGCCGTCAAGAGACACCTGTgcaacgctgccgcctcaccggtggccgccgccagtAATGGTCGAAGAGCGAGGGCAACCATCGTGGAAATGCCTGCATTGGAggctgacgccgccgcttcaAACCAGTCCTCGTCACGAGTgtcgcggcgtcggcgcgatGTGGTTCCGCAGGAGACCCCGGAATGGCAACGGATGGCGTTAaagaccgccgccgccgcggcatcccGGAAGTcccgcgccagcgctgctAAGAAGACGAAGCCGAATGGACGACGAAGGGGCCCCCCAAAGGGGAGGGCCGAGTCGGACGAAGATGAAGACGAGGCGGCACCCGCTGCCGAGTTATCGTcgcagaggggggaggaggacgcggACCACTCCGCCTCGCACGCTGAAATCAACGCGAGCAGCAGTATCAGCAGCAAGCGTGCCAGGCCTCACCGCGGCAAGGCCGAgaaagcggcagcgacgccagcgccgaaGCGAGGGCAACGCGTCCCCGTCGCGGAGCTGGTGTGCCCACGCTGCAGGCTACGCATGGACCACTGGCCCTTCTGCGGACTGTCAGGTGACGCGCATGTGCTGCGGGCACCGCCATCAGCCGCCAgggaagaggacgaggcgcGACCGAAggaggcagccgcagcggccgcagcacacTAGGCCGTCGACGAGCGGCGACTGCCATCAGGAAGGAAAAGACTCGAAAAGTAATGCGGGCACTCTGCGAAAATGTGTAAGGGTGTCGTTTGCGTGttcgcgcgtgcgtgtgcatgtgttcCTTGACGCTCATCGCCGCGCATCACAGCACTTGTGACGACGCTCTTGCGGAGTGCGGCTGCTCCCTTGCAGCCTCCCATCCACCAACGGTCACCACTGTTCTCATTGCATAGATAGATGCCCACGCATCCCCTTGGTCGGCATTGTTCTCTATCGTGCTACCCAACTCTTCTCCAGCGCTTGAGGGGGAAGGGCGCGGGAGTGTCTCCTCCATCCACTCCGGATGTATCCCTATCGCCCATCCCCACGACTGCTGCATCGGTTCCATTTCTTAGGTGCCGCCTGTGCGCAGTAcagcgccaccccctccatccCGCCCTCAGTTGcttgctctcttcctctctgcgtgtgtttgtTCGTCGATCTCCTTATAACTCCGTTGGCACTCTTCGAAAGACAGCACAAGCAACAGGGAGCCTTCCGGTGCACAAGGAAGCCGTGGGGTTGCGAGGGGCCACGGCATTGCtgcccgcctcccctcccactccctcATTGCTTGCTCACGagctgcatctgctgcgaTGACGCTGGAGCACATGGCCTTTGTCTGCCCATGCGCGGATGTGGTTGTTCTTCCCCCGGCACCTCCGCCTGTTATTCATTCGCTTCTGGCCatctctcctttcttttttcttctggtACACTACGTATGCGTGGCGTTTTTGGTGCGCAccctcccaccacctcctcctcccccctccgaCGATGCACTGCTGTCACGGCACGTGCCCTGCGACCGACAATgtgccacacgcgcactgAAGTTGCGTGTCCTTACGCAGAGCAGAGAGCTACACCAACAGCCCTGCACTGCACTGCActgtatgcatgtgtgtgtgtgtgtgttcatCTGCCTCACAACGAAACCTCACTTTTCtctgctgcggttgctgcaCTGCTTCTCAttcctcttcgccgctgtTGTCGGCGCTGCATCCGTCGTTGTCCTCCACGTGGAGGCGGTAGCTGCAGGCCaacgcggcggagcggccaacttggcgtgtgtgcacTCGCGTGAAGAGCGATCAAAGGGCGCCTTCGCGGGTGCTGAAGCCGATTCGCCTGCCTCGTAGAAGCACTCGGGAGGGCGGCATCggtcaccatcaccaccatcgcGCAAGCGGACAATAGCCTAGCCTGCGTGGACGATCAACACGCATCAGATCGGTACacaagcagcgctgccgcttgcgTTGGAGTTTAcggctgttgctgcttcACGGCATCCTCGCTCAGCTccccatcccccccccctcgtgCTTCTCTTCTCAGTTTCTTCTCTGTTTGACGCCAGCGGGACTCTGTGATGCAATGGAACGTCGGCGTGAAGCCATGGCCCATAGCCGCGTTGAAGCGACCGTGACTGCTGTGGTGGGCGAGATGATCGCCAACGCCACGAGCACGTCTGCCCCCAGCTCCACTAAGGCCTCTGCTCCCTCAAGCTCACTTCAGCCAGAGGCTGAGAGGACGATAGACTCCGCCATTCTCTGGCTAGTCACCGTCTTCTACTTTTCCgtgagcgctgctgccctggCGTACTTCGTTGctcgctggcggcagcgtgtgTACGGGACCGATCGCGTGCTCCTACGTGGTGGATCCGGGGCggatggtggcggcgctgctgcccagaTGAGCGCTGCTAACGAGGGTCTCTTGGCCACCATTAGTGCTGTGATTGAGCGGGCGACAAGCATCACGGCGCTtgccggcgcggcgtcgtggcAGCGATCGGAGAACGCACGGCACCGCAGAGCCAGCCAGAGTCCTGGCGGTCGTCACcgcggagggggagcggcagccggGGGCGGACGCAGTCGAAGCTGGTTGGGAGGACTCGCCCCCTTTCTGCCAGGGTCGCAAgcgcgcagtgcagcggcgaagcggaACAAGCAGAAAAGTGATGATGTTCACATCGATAGCGAGGCGTTGCCCACCGTGTGGATCGATGGAGCtggtgcaggcggtgcgaTCCATGGAGCCgccatcggcggcagcgccgtccccTCCAGCAGCATTGGGCCGACCATGACAGCGCGCgatcagcaacagcagcagcaacgcggAGAGATttagcgagagagagacgtacGCCTCTCCGCCTGGGCTGCTTGCctggcacacgcgcacaaacgcgCAGACCTCCCTTAGCTTTGGCTTATGCATCATGGaaggaggcagcgctgcataCCTCGTCCGATTCGACGGCGCGCCCACGTGTGGGGAAAgggtacgtgtgtgtgtgtgtgtgtgtgtgtgtgtgtgtgtcccgGAAGGTGTGTGCCCGGTTGAATGTGAAATCTGTGCGTGCCCCAAGCTGTCCCCCACGCCCCCGCATACACCTCACTCTGCTCTTCCCGCCTTGTTTTACttgcaccgctgctgatgcgacTCTGAACGCGATGGCAGACGTGACTTCTTCagtcctctcctcttctctgaTTTCGCCGTcgctctttgtgtgtgtgtgtgtgtgtatacgtgcgtgtgtgaggtgCGTTGGCGTGCACGAGaaacggagaagaggcgcgcgtgaGGACCGGCGGGAGCCAGATGCCGGTGTGAAAGCGAGCGATAAAACTGGTGCTGCCGACTGCCGCGACGTGTGCACGCTGCCACGGTCAGCTGGCGCTCGCCTTCCcttctgtttctcttttccccATGGCGCGTGAGCGCTTGTCTTCGTCGTTGACACTCTGCGCTCTtgcccgccctccccctttaCTCGCACTGCTTTCCGTTTTGGGCCCCATCGGCCCTGCACACTGGACGTCGATTTCTTTCGAGGATCTAGCTGAACCGCCGACAGCATTCCTGccccgcgccgcgccgtgccgagcacacgcatacacaagACCAGCATGGCCAACGTCGAGTCCCCCGACATACCTTTCGAGTCCCAGCCAGGCAATGAGAGTGG
This genomic stretch from Leishmania donovani BPK282A1 complete genome, chromosome 24 harbors:
- a CDS encoding formin, putative — protein: MNIFRGIQHYFSGGGGDLKQLLDTRVYVWNIPAGSTTLTDRNLRVGRSTTRSIESTCSYLDNAETNRYIVFNFSPLMMELVEGCRCGQVLDFSKQSVENYGLLMEVCFTIRKWVYAGDTGGRSPVAPSAPSPIGGAVSSSRHTHTHCAVLAFLEESPAVAHPNYAAMIGSCYLIFSGFPTYTGSGTLDFVERELGIPRSVYHAPSQESYINYFQLLFEIPVLPNPKRLTLTRVSLHNLSSLSKSKLGLQLDSADGKAPRLFSDPKAWRRGDPSTLEVYLDLNESVLGDFVLNVFLYDVQPIHSDSGGVMAGSSPSVGSSGLVGGVLPSSMDGFQALSAASHEKALVGLGGAASLPTTRFITGTSKEKKLVQKGRLLRLAFSTIFIHQATHRVRVRDMDYAAANALPDDFYAQLHFSECAPADADEDYVRQITQRVEQSPQRQIMLSRPDPRDLLASAGAGGGYRSSSRYAAVEECRGGVYYRSDGTRCGGGASMDPRVRQERSLPLTGATMLYLPTPLHMESEDERLFDNEDDVAESEPTLVRVEPRQGTAARPRQPTPERMYGGGYPVTSTPAADMQEASPAPSSYAAAPPPHPPPSLPPPPPPPAKGIPLTHLDPSMITAGNSPPPRAPPPPGGLPPPTPPSKLPPPRPPPAPPAGLPPTAPSAGVPPPPPPPGPLNSNAPPPPPPPPGLPGSAAAAAKPKPQYTGPRLKTFFWKKISKPSGIWAASDTDDVHRAVIDDSFMLELFKVKAVAQPSAAEAAAKKSEQERRSRLCSNVFTGQRLQNMGIALKRVQVPVEVLCKALITCDSAVLPPERRETLTAALPTTEDVTALTAEKQAGRAVWTDVETYLYTAATTVKDVRERLQLWTAAEELEDTVQSISSLLSSVDAAVCAITRRNGRFARMMRIILAFGNYLNRGTPHADAEGFRLESLSQLNFVKSSDGKTTVLMALVVSLMDSGRGRSERRGGGGGATGAPGADSDADDVRDVLRFVEDVSCVRAVASSPLQDMGQQVSQLNFTLQRMRRVVEEAKDTKAWYEKRLPSVKAEELLDALPGLLTEAVDRYLATVGQIALRYQQLRDDVSAMMATYGEDPNADETVIWGYVLQFSKDVQRCVDTVTAAHLTKRRLMGMPEATEQTQSGVKADAAVPPSPSGGVPSPEPQGGVRQTRLPKLVDDDDSDD